A single region of the Rhodothermales bacterium genome encodes:
- a CDS encoding efflux RND transporter periplasmic adaptor subunit — MRALLILCAMVILAGCGEGEPGNAAPGGPGGFGGPGGFGGPAIIPAVEVVQAQLGSLPLEQRLVGIVKADNQVEIYPELTAPIAEVPVQTGDLVRQGQVLVRLEARQFREQLNQATASFRIAEADAKQAEARLRELTLQFERTETLAAKELVSVLDLETQRAQVDAASASFERSQAQVDQARATVQERETNLARTEIRAPISGRIGQRSAEVGMRANGNLPLFTIGNLDNVRIEISLTEHMLGFIQQGQNTRISSEGWTDTSVVRPLSRISPFLEAASFSTTAEIDVPNAGGLFKPGMFVNVDVYYGESEQATIVPMSALYEDPASGEVGIFVATTLGVELPVDLPGSDDEKMPLTEPTPLEFRPVEIIAEGHDLAGVSGVEPDAWIVTLGQHLLRGDKPQARVRATTWKRLIALQNLKREDLLEQFLEKQQRMAKSGAFKDSVVDTSP; from the coding sequence ATGCGGGCCCTCCTGATCCTGTGTGCCATGGTGATCCTGGCCGGCTGTGGCGAGGGGGAGCCGGGAAACGCCGCTCCTGGTGGCCCGGGCGGATTTGGGGGGCCAGGCGGATTTGGCGGCCCCGCCATCATCCCCGCGGTTGAGGTAGTGCAGGCGCAGCTGGGCTCGCTGCCGCTCGAACAGCGGCTCGTTGGAATCGTGAAGGCCGATAATCAGGTGGAAATTTATCCCGAGTTGACGGCGCCCATCGCCGAAGTCCCGGTTCAAACCGGCGACCTCGTGCGTCAGGGGCAGGTGCTCGTTCGGCTCGAGGCGCGTCAGTTTCGGGAGCAGCTCAATCAGGCGACGGCCAGCTTCCGCATCGCCGAAGCAGACGCCAAGCAGGCGGAAGCCCGCCTCCGCGAGTTGACCCTTCAGTTCGAGCGCACGGAGACGCTCGCGGCCAAGGAGTTGGTGTCCGTGCTAGATCTCGAAACCCAGCGGGCGCAGGTAGATGCCGCTAGCGCCAGCTTCGAGCGTTCGCAGGCCCAGGTGGACCAGGCGCGCGCCACGGTGCAGGAGCGGGAGACGAACCTGGCGCGAACGGAAATCCGTGCGCCGATCAGCGGCCGCATCGGCCAGCGGAGCGCCGAAGTCGGCATGCGCGCCAACGGCAACCTCCCGCTGTTTACCATCGGTAACCTGGACAACGTGCGGATCGAGATCTCGTTGACCGAGCATATGCTGGGGTTCATCCAACAGGGACAGAACACCCGGATTTCCAGCGAGGGGTGGACCGATACGTCGGTCGTTCGGCCCCTTTCGCGCATCTCGCCCTTCCTCGAAGCCGCGTCGTTCAGCACGACGGCAGAGATTGATGTCCCCAACGCCGGCGGCCTCTTTAAACCCGGCATGTTCGTCAACGTCGACGTCTATTACGGCGAGAGCGAGCAGGCCACCATCGTCCCGATGAGCGCGCTGTACGAAGACCCGGCGTCTGGAGAGGTCGGCATCTTTGTGGCGACGACGCTCGGCGTGGAACTGCCCGTCGACCTGCCGGGATCTGACGATGAAAAGATGCCGCTCACGGAGCCGACACCGCTTGAATTCCGCCCGGTAGAGATCATCGCCGAAGGACACGATCTGGCCGGCGTCTCAGGCGTCGAGCCCGACGCCTGGATCGTGACGCTCGGGCAACACCTCCTCCGGGGCGATAAGCCCCAGGCGCGGGTTCGGGCGACGACCTGGAAACGGCTCATCGCGCTCCAGAACCTGAAGCGCGAAGACCTGCTCGAACAGTTCCTGGAAAAACAACAGCGCATGGCCAAGTCCGGCGCATTTAAGGACAGCGTCGTGGACACGTCGCCCTGA
- a CDS encoding fasciclin domain-containing protein — translation MITRFFTFAFALFLFAGCSDPISVQESESPDVTASASDRIKDESKRTQQTIAEIVLDVNAKTGEFSVLLAALTRVDLVGPFLEKDPKTVFAPTDAAFIALLAELGLSGLDDIDDATLTTVLLYHVAAGRWFSGRVLGSEYIPTLQGGTLHVDAANAALIDANGRSANILVGAGLFDITAKNGVIHVIDRVLLPQL, via the coding sequence ATGATCACCCGTTTCTTTACGTTCGCTTTCGCCCTTTTTCTATTCGCCGGCTGCTCGGATCCGATCAGCGTCCAGGAATCCGAGTCGCCAGACGTAACCGCTTCCGCCAGCGATCGCATCAAGGATGAATCGAAGCGCACGCAGCAGACGATCGCCGAAATCGTCCTCGACGTCAACGCCAAGACCGGGGAGTTCTCGGTCCTGCTGGCCGCCCTCACCCGTGTCGACCTCGTCGGCCCGTTCCTCGAAAAGGACCCAAAGACCGTTTTCGCCCCCACCGACGCCGCTTTTATCGCTCTGCTCGCTGAACTCGGGCTCAGCGGGCTCGACGACATCGACGACGCCACCCTCACCACGGTCCTCCTCTACCATGTGGCCGCTGGCCGCTGGTTCTCGGGCCGTGTGCTGGGTTCGGAGTACATTCCGACCCTCCAGGGCGGCACCCTCCATGTCGACGCCGCCAACGCTGCCCTCATCGACGCCAACGGGCGCTCGGCCAACATTCTCGTTGGCGCCGGCCTGTTCGACATCACGGCGAAGAACGGCGTGATCCATGTGATCGACCGGGTTCTCCTGCCCCAGTTGTAA
- a CDS encoding sterol desaturase family protein: MDLNPVIIAIPMYFTLMAVELVYESVTHRKTYRLNDAVTNISTGTLQQLTNTFLAIFGIGIYTIVYEHFALIELARTWSIVAIAFVFWDLCYYWEHRMAHTISLFWGGHVVHHQSEDFNLSVALRQTSTGFIWGLPFYLPMALLGFHPMQFVFVGGINLLYQFWIHTEHIGKMPRWFEAIFNTPSHHRVHHGRDPKYIDKNFAGVFIVWDRLFGTFTEEEERPHYGITTPLRSWNPVYANFAHYADLSRTVRQARSPGDALRILFKRPGWLPAYLGGATALKPVDAGYQKYDARDAREINIYVLVQFLGALLINALYFFHHASLDPFSKACYALWILVTTLMFGFLFEHKNGWLSALELARLAAIPAGMGLILRAGIPLPAPAVGVGLLFAAGSMLAFAWLKWLRPRRASVVS; this comes from the coding sequence ATGGATCTCAACCCCGTCATCATCGCCATCCCGATGTACTTCACACTGATGGCCGTGGAGTTGGTGTACGAGTCGGTCACCCATCGAAAAACCTACCGCCTCAACGACGCCGTCACAAACATAAGCACGGGGACGTTACAGCAGCTGACGAACACCTTTCTCGCGATTTTCGGCATCGGCATCTACACGATCGTGTACGAGCACTTCGCCCTGATTGAACTGGCCCGGACCTGGTCGATCGTTGCCATCGCGTTCGTGTTTTGGGATCTGTGTTATTACTGGGAGCATCGCATGGCGCACACGATCAGTCTGTTCTGGGGCGGGCATGTGGTGCACCATCAGAGCGAGGATTTTAACCTGTCGGTGGCGCTGCGGCAAACCTCCACGGGGTTCATCTGGGGGCTGCCGTTTTACCTTCCCATGGCCTTGCTCGGATTCCATCCCATGCAATTCGTGTTCGTAGGCGGGATCAATCTCCTCTATCAGTTCTGGATCCACACGGAACACATCGGCAAGATGCCGCGCTGGTTCGAGGCCATCTTCAACACCCCATCGCATCACCGCGTGCACCATGGGCGGGATCCGAAGTACATCGACAAAAATTTCGCCGGCGTCTTCATCGTCTGGGACCGGCTTTTCGGGACGTTTACGGAGGAAGAAGAGCGCCCGCACTACGGCATCACGACGCCGCTCCGAAGCTGGAATCCGGTGTACGCCAACTTCGCTCATTACGCCGACCTCTCCCGCACCGTGCGCCAGGCGCGGAGCCCGGGTGACGCCTTGCGCATCCTGTTCAAGCGCCCGGGCTGGCTGCCGGCGTACCTCGGAGGGGCGACGGCGTTGAAGCCGGTCGATGCCGGCTACCAGAAGTACGACGCGCGGGATGCCCGCGAGATCAACATCTACGTCCTCGTCCAATTCCTGGGCGCGCTACTGATTAACGCGCTCTATTTCTTCCATCATGCCAGCCTGGATCCCTTTTCTAAAGCCTGTTACGCGCTCTGGATTCTGGTGACGACGCTCATGTTCGGCTTCCTGTTCGAGCACAAAAACGGGTGGCTGTCGGCTCTCGAACTGGCTCGCCTCGCGGCGATTCCGGCGGGGATGGGGCTCATCCTTCGCGCCGGCATCCCGCTCCCGGCGCCGGCGGTCGGCGTCGGGCTCCTGTTCGCCGCGGGCAGCATGCTTGCGTTTGCCTGGCTGAAATGGCTGCGGCCGCGGCGCGCCAGCGTCGTCAGTTGA
- a CDS encoding alpha/beta fold hydrolase yields MKRFIFLLIGFVSALVIILGPRPVIDDTIRPLTLPADLDTYLADAESRFPDLIPGAEKTIVWATPEKTRTPVSIVYLHGFSATRQETRPLSDSIAAALGANLFYTRLAGHGRSDDAMGEASINDWLNDAMEAYAIGRRLGERVVVIGTSTGGTLATWLAARSDVDELLALVLISPNFGPKDPTSRLLLWPWGTQLARLVVGPYYTWEPANFGHARFWKTRHPSRALVPMMGLVDLVNGLDFAGIASPLLVVYSPNDQVVNPALIAEAYPRFGSPIKEAVVLDEVGDPSNHVLAGDILSPDETMPMVRRVVAFLRPLLTDSPLN; encoded by the coding sequence ATGAAACGCTTCATTTTTTTGCTGATAGGCTTCGTGTCCGCGCTCGTCATCATCCTGGGCCCTCGTCCCGTGATCGACGATACCATCCGCCCGCTCACATTGCCGGCCGATCTCGACACCTACCTCGCCGACGCCGAGTCCCGCTTCCCGGACCTCATCCCGGGCGCCGAGAAGACGATCGTGTGGGCCACGCCGGAAAAAACGCGCACCCCCGTGTCCATCGTCTATCTCCACGGCTTCTCGGCTACGCGCCAGGAGACGCGTCCCCTGTCCGACTCCATCGCCGCGGCCCTCGGCGCCAACCTGTTTTATACACGCCTCGCCGGCCACGGCCGTAGCGACGACGCCATGGGCGAGGCCTCGATCAACGACTGGCTCAACGATGCCATGGAGGCCTATGCCATCGGCCGGCGCCTGGGCGAACGCGTCGTTGTAATCGGGACATCGACCGGCGGCACCCTCGCCACCTGGCTCGCCGCCCGGTCGGACGTGGACGAACTGCTCGCGCTGGTGCTCATCTCGCCCAACTTCGGCCCCAAAGACCCGACATCCCGCTTGCTCCTCTGGCCCTGGGGGACGCAGCTGGCGCGACTCGTGGTGGGCCCATATTACACCTGGGAGCCGGCCAACTTCGGCCATGCCCGCTTCTGGAAAACACGCCACCCGAGCCGCGCCCTCGTCCCGATGATGGGGTTGGTGGACCTGGTGAATGGACTCGATTTCGCCGGCATCGCCTCTCCGCTCCTCGTCGTCTACTCCCCCAACGATCAGGTGGTCAACCCGGCGCTGATCGCGGAGGCGTATCCCCGCTTCGGATCCCCGATCAAGGAAGCCGTCGTGCTCGACGAGGTCGGCGACCCCTCGAATCACGTCCTGGCCGGCGACATCCTGTCGCCTGACGAGACGATGCCGATGGTTCGCCGCGTCGTCGCCTTCCTCCGGCCGCTTCTGACGGATTCGCCCCTCAACTGA
- a CDS encoding TIGR00730 family Rossman fold protein: MVEPYVTSADVAGDDLPLLRGPQSRQSELLRAIRIFFEMIYGFRVLHFVGPCVSVFGSARFTEDHPYYAQAREVGQELVRAGFTVMTGGGPGIMEAANRGAKDAGGMSVGCTIELPHEQADNPYLDRSVRFRHFYIRKMMLVKYSYAFIVLPGGFGTLDELFETATLVQTRKIKQFPLVLVGRDFWEPLLVFMRDRMVSEGTIDATDMDYFFVTDSPAEAVRHVREVAMARFGLTYGARVKRRWFLGEK, from the coding sequence ATGGTAGAACCGTATGTGACGTCGGCCGATGTGGCCGGCGACGATCTGCCGTTGCTGCGCGGGCCGCAGTCGCGCCAGTCCGAGTTGCTCCGCGCCATCCGGATTTTTTTTGAGATGATCTACGGATTTCGCGTGCTGCACTTTGTAGGGCCCTGCGTGTCGGTGTTCGGATCGGCCCGGTTCACGGAGGATCATCCGTATTATGCCCAGGCGCGCGAGGTAGGGCAGGAGCTTGTCCGAGCTGGCTTTACCGTGATGACCGGGGGAGGGCCCGGGATCATGGAGGCGGCCAACCGGGGCGCGAAAGATGCCGGCGGGATGTCGGTGGGCTGTACGATCGAACTACCGCACGAGCAGGCCGACAATCCGTACCTGGACCGGAGCGTGCGATTCAGACACTTTTATATCCGCAAAATGATGTTGGTGAAGTATTCGTACGCCTTCATCGTGTTGCCTGGCGGGTTCGGTACGCTCGACGAGTTGTTTGAAACGGCGACGCTGGTCCAGACGCGGAAGATCAAGCAGTTTCCGCTGGTGCTTGTGGGTCGGGATTTCTGGGAGCCCTTGCTTGTGTTCATGCGCGATCGAATGGTCTCGGAGGGGACGATCGATGCTACGGACATGGACTACTTTTTCGTGACGGATTCGCCCGCCGAGGCCGTTCGGCATGTACGGGAGGTGGCGATGGCGCGGTTCGGGCTCACCTATGGAGCCCGTGTGAAACGTAGATGGTTTCTGGGTGAGAAATAG
- a CDS encoding sulfatase encodes MRNSLQGLLVLLTCSMLGFVLPGASPGSVSTRAPRNVVFILSDDHRHDFMGFHPNAPDFLETPNLDRMAAGGMHVRNAFVTTALCSPSRASILTGQYSYRHGVVDNNRALAEGTRFFPQDLQQAGYETAFFGKWHMGGESDDPRPGFDHWVSFRGQGEYFNPTLNVNGERAPVEGYTADILTDQALAWLGDRQGEAPFFLYLSHKSVHAEFEPAPRHRGRYDDATLRYPPTMANTEENYRGKPHWVRAQRYGWHGVEHMYHGTMDFDTFYRRYCETLLGLDDSVGRVLDHLEASGELENTLVVYMGDNGFSFGEHGLIDKRHAYEESMRVPMLAYAPGFIPAGTAIDQMVLNIDVAPTILELAGLRTPDRMQGRSFLPLLQGGDAADWRTEFVYQYFWEYNFPHTPTVYALRGDRYKYMYYHGVWDQNELYDLQTDPSEAFNLIDSPQHQELADVMKDRLFDALEAEDAVDVAFRRPQYGQQDQRKLHD; translated from the coding sequence ATGAGGAATTCGCTTCAAGGCTTGCTGGTGCTGCTGACCTGTTCGATGCTCGGATTTGTCCTGCCGGGCGCCTCGCCGGGTTCGGTCTCGACCCGGGCCCCCCGCAACGTCGTCTTCATCCTCAGCGACGACCACCGGCACGACTTCATGGGTTTTCATCCGAACGCCCCGGACTTCCTGGAAACCCCAAATCTGGACCGGATGGCCGCCGGCGGGATGCACGTCCGCAACGCCTTCGTGACTACTGCGCTCTGTTCGCCCAGCCGGGCCTCCATCCTCACCGGCCAGTACTCCTATCGGCACGGGGTGGTGGATAACAACCGCGCGCTGGCAGAGGGAACGCGATTCTTCCCGCAGGACCTCCAGCAGGCCGGCTACGAGACCGCCTTCTTCGGCAAGTGGCACATGGGTGGCGAAAGCGACGATCCGCGCCCGGGGTTTGATCACTGGGTCAGCTTTCGTGGGCAGGGTGAGTATTTTAACCCGACGCTGAACGTCAACGGCGAGCGCGCGCCCGTGGAGGGCTACACGGCCGATATCCTCACCGATCAGGCGCTGGCCTGGCTCGGCGATCGGCAGGGGGAGGCGCCGTTTTTCCTCTATCTCTCCCACAAATCCGTCCACGCCGAGTTCGAGCCGGCCCCCCGGCACCGCGGGCGCTACGACGACGCGACCCTCCGTTATCCGCCCACGATGGCCAACACCGAGGAGAACTACCGCGGCAAACCCCACTGGGTGCGCGCGCAGCGGTATGGGTGGCACGGCGTCGAGCACATGTACCATGGCACGATGGACTTTGACACCTTCTATCGCCGCTATTGCGAGACCCTGCTCGGGCTAGACGATAGCGTGGGGCGGGTGCTCGACCATCTGGAGGCGTCCGGGGAGTTGGAGAACACCCTCGTGGTCTATATGGGCGACAACGGATTTTCGTTTGGCGAACACGGGTTGATCGACAAGCGCCACGCCTACGAGGAGTCGATGCGGGTGCCGATGCTGGCCTATGCGCCAGGCTTCATCCCCGCCGGCACCGCGATCGACCAGATGGTGCTGAACATCGACGTCGCCCCGACGATCCTCGAACTCGCCGGCCTACGTACGCCCGACCGTATGCAGGGACGCTCGTTCCTGCCGCTGCTTCAGGGCGGCGACGCGGCCGACTGGCGGACGGAGTTTGTCTACCAGTATTTCTGGGAGTACAACTTCCCCCACACGCCCACCGTCTACGCGCTCCGCGGGGATCGTTACAAGTACATGTACTACCACGGCGTCTGGGATCAAAACGAGCTGTATGATCTCCAGACCGACCCGAGCGAGGCCTTCAACCTTATCGACAGCCCGCAGCACCAGGAGCTGGCGGATGTGATGAAGGATCGCCTGTTCGACGCGCTGGAGGCCGAGGATGCGGTGGATGTGGCGTTTCGCCGGCCGCAGTATGGCCAGCAGGACCAACGAAAATTACACGATTAG
- a CDS encoding glucoamylase family protein, producing MNMTRCVSALMALGLALGACTPLAEVRIRNTEGDEAFLDDVQRRTFAWFWETTADSTGLVPDRHPSRTFSSVAAVGFGLTAYGIGAERGYITRVEAAERTLAALRFFWESPHGETPAGVIGHRGFFYHFLEFETGHRFRETELSTIDTALLMAGVLFAQSYYDQGEPAEASIRAYADSLYRRVEWTWFQRDRAPLITMGWHPETGAFGQAAYQGYNEAMILYLLALGSPTHPVDADVWEAYTGTYTWGDFYGQEHLQFSPMFGHQYSHVWVDFRGIQDAYMRGRGIDYFENSRRATYAQQAYAVANPGGFAGYGETIWGLTASDGPAGEERLVGADTVRFQRYWARGASLEHINDDGTIAPTAAGGSIAFAPEIVIPTLRAIRETYDAHLYNEYGFADAFNPTYTFVGGDIEFGHVDPVLGWFDSDRLGIDQGPIVAMIENHQSGLVWEVMKRNPYLVRGLCRAGFAGGWLEGRCP from the coding sequence ATGAACATGACGCGTTGCGTTTCCGCCCTGATGGCGCTCGGTCTTGCGCTCGGCGCATGTACACCGCTGGCGGAAGTACGGATTCGTAATACCGAGGGCGATGAAGCGTTTCTGGACGATGTTCAGCGTCGGACGTTCGCGTGGTTCTGGGAGACGACCGCCGACTCGACCGGGCTTGTGCCGGACCGGCACCCGTCGCGCACGTTTTCCAGCGTGGCGGCCGTCGGCTTCGGGTTGACGGCCTACGGCATCGGGGCGGAGCGGGGCTATATTACGCGAGTGGAGGCGGCCGAGCGCACGCTGGCGGCGCTCAGGTTTTTTTGGGAGTCGCCCCACGGCGAGACGCCGGCCGGCGTGATCGGGCACCGGGGGTTCTTTTATCATTTCCTCGAATTCGAGACCGGGCATCGCTTCCGTGAGACCGAGTTGTCGACAATCGACACGGCGCTCCTGATGGCCGGCGTGTTGTTCGCGCAGTCCTACTACGATCAGGGGGAGCCGGCGGAAGCGTCGATCCGCGCGTACGCAGACTCCCTCTACCGCCGGGTGGAGTGGACCTGGTTTCAGCGCGACCGCGCGCCGCTCATCACGATGGGGTGGCACCCGGAAACGGGCGCCTTCGGGCAGGCCGCCTACCAGGGATACAACGAGGCGATGATCCTTTATCTACTCGCTCTGGGCTCGCCCACCCATCCCGTCGACGCGGACGTCTGGGAGGCGTACACCGGCACCTACACCTGGGGTGATTTTTACGGCCAGGAGCACCTGCAATTCAGCCCGATGTTCGGGCATCAATACAGCCATGTCTGGGTGGATTTCAGGGGGATCCAGGATGCGTACATGCGGGGGAGAGGGATCGACTATTTCGAGAACTCACGCCGGGCGACCTATGCGCAGCAGGCGTACGCCGTGGCCAATCCGGGCGGATTCGCAGGGTACGGCGAGACGATCTGGGGACTGACAGCCAGCGACGGGCCGGCGGGCGAGGAGCGTCTCGTGGGCGCCGACACGGTCCGATTTCAGCGCTACTGGGCGCGCGGCGCGAGCCTCGAGCACATCAACGACGACGGCACCATCGCTCCGACGGCGGCCGGCGGTTCGATTGCGTTTGCGCCCGAAATCGTGATCCCCACACTGCGCGCCATCCGAGAAACCTACGATGCCCATCTCTACAATGAATACGGCTTCGCCGACGCGTTTAACCCGACCTATACGTTCGTGGGTGGGGATATCGAGTTCGGCCACGTCGACCCTGTGCTGGGGTGGTTCGACAGCGATCGGCTGGGCATCGATCAGGGGCCCATCGTGGCGATGATCGAAAACCACCAGAGCGGGCTTGTCTGGGAAGTGATGAAAAGAAATCCCTACCTTGTGCGCGGCCTGTGCCGCGCCGGTTTTGCCGGCGGGTGGTTGGAAGGTCGCTGCCCCTGA
- a CDS encoding glucoamylase family protein: MRRSGLWVGMWIVCMMAAAAQPAPPVRLVQRSGDRTVNLHWDAGPEASIKGYRIFKSLDSAAVFATPLPGVFRLNHYVDFNVDNDAVYFYGVHAVDTDDVDSGDSGVVRADPGELDDEALLDLVQQTAFDFFWYEANPANGLIKDRNTTGSSASIASVGFGLSAIAVGVDRGWITRDEGRQRVLTTLRFFWESEQSTAVDATGYRGFYYHFLDRETGRRSGTTELSTVDTALLLAGVIHAGAYFDAEEPAEAEIRALADSINHRVEWTWASPRPPLIGHGWRPEGGFLAFDWGGYNEAMIVYLIALGSPTHPVPTSAWPAWTSSYTWGTHYGYSFVVFPPLFGHQYTHAWFDFRGIQDAYMRGRGIDYFENSRRATLANRAYSIANPLGRVGYSENVWGLTASDVPGGYSARGAPPAQNDDGTLAPTAPGGSIPFAPEETIAALRHLYTTYRTQIWSSYGFRDAFNLAQNWFATSHIGIDQGPIVLMIENYRTGRIWDVFMQSDVARQGLERAGFLPTGTAVERGDEAIPLTAIVYPMPAPGDAIMRVSLPRPEAVRIMLYDVTGRLVRQEPAEWWTAGDHQFRITRGGLAAGVYIVYVQREGQAPARAAVIFR, translated from the coding sequence ATGCGACGAAGCGGGCTATGGGTGGGGATGTGGATCGTGTGCATGATGGCGGCCGCGGCACAGCCGGCGCCGCCCGTCCGGCTCGTTCAGCGCTCCGGTGACCGCACCGTCAACCTGCATTGGGACGCCGGCCCGGAGGCCAGCATCAAGGGGTATCGCATCTTTAAATCGCTGGATTCAGCCGCCGTATTTGCGACCCCGCTGCCCGGTGTCTTTCGGCTCAATCATTATGTCGATTTTAATGTCGACAACGATGCAGTCTACTTCTACGGCGTACACGCGGTAGACACGGACGATGTGGATAGCGGCGACTCCGGGGTCGTGCGCGCGGATCCCGGCGAGTTGGACGATGAGGCGTTGCTCGACCTCGTGCAGCAGACCGCCTTCGACTTCTTCTGGTACGAAGCCAATCCAGCCAACGGCCTCATCAAAGACCGCAACACCACCGGCTCCTCCGCGAGCATCGCGTCGGTTGGGTTCGGGCTTTCGGCCATCGCCGTCGGGGTCGACCGCGGGTGGATCACGCGCGACGAGGGCCGGCAACGCGTGCTGACCACGTTGCGCTTTTTCTGGGAGAGCGAGCAAAGCACGGCGGTGGATGCCACCGGATACCGCGGGTTTTATTACCACTTCCTGGATAGGGAGACCGGCAGGCGCAGCGGCACGACGGAGCTTTCTACCGTCGACACCGCGCTGCTGCTCGCCGGCGTGATCCATGCCGGCGCCTATTTCGATGCCGAGGAGCCGGCCGAGGCCGAGATCCGCGCCCTGGCCGACTCGATCAACCACCGGGTGGAGTGGACCTGGGCGAGTCCGCGGCCGCCGCTCATCGGCCACGGGTGGAGGCCGGAAGGCGGCTTCCTGGCGTTCGACTGGGGCGGGTACAACGAGGCGATGATCGTCTACCTGATCGCCCTGGGTTCACCGACACATCCCGTCCCGACCTCCGCATGGCCGGCGTGGACCAGTTCGTACACCTGGGGCACGCATTACGGCTACTCGTTCGTCGTTTTCCCGCCGCTGTTTGGCCATCAGTACACCCACGCCTGGTTCGATTTTCGGGGGATCCAGGACGCTTACATGCGCGGCCGTGGGATCGACTACTTCGAGAATTCCCGCCGGGCGACACTCGCCAACCGGGCGTATTCGATCGCCAACCCGCTCGGACGCGTCGGTTACAGCGAAAACGTGTGGGGCCTCACCGCGTCCGATGTGCCGGGGGGCTACAGCGCGCGCGGCGCTCCGCCGGCGCAGAACGACGACGGCACCCTGGCCCCGACGGCGCCCGGCGGATCCATTCCGTTCGCACCCGAGGAGACGATCGCGGCGCTCCGGCATCTGTATACGACCTATCGCACCCAGATCTGGTCCTCCTACGGCTTTCGCGACGCGTTTAACCTCGCGCAGAACTGGTTCGCGACCAGCCATATCGGCATCGACCAGGGTCCTATCGTGTTGATGATCGAGAACTACCGCACAGGTCGGATCTGGGACGTCTTTATGCAGAGTGATGTGGCGCGGCAGGGCCTGGAACGGGCGGGCTTCTTGCCAACGGGCACAGCCGTCGAACGCGGCGACGAAGCCATCCCGCTGACGGCGATCGTTTATCCTATGCCAGCGCCGGGCGATGCCATCATGCGGGTATCCCTGCCTCGGCCGGAAGCGGTGCGGATCATGCTCTACGATGTCACGGGGCGTCTGGTGCGACAGGAGCCGGCCGAGTGGTGGACCGCCGGCGACCATCAGTTCCGCATCACACGCGGTGGGCTTGCGGCCGGCGTCTATATTGTTTATGTCCAACGCGAAGGCCAGGCGCCGGCGCGTGCAGCCGTCATCTTCCGCTAA
- a CDS encoding PorV/PorQ family protein, whose translation MTISRRVAFIGALLMVLAPEALGQTKVGTTIGQFLLIEPSARMSAMGNAGVTMYSEASSAFYNPGALGHLSQSDAQFSYGKWLADITHNYAGVALRVGQVHTLFLSVTSLNSGEMDVRTVEQPLGTGERFNVQNLAFGAAYGRRITDRFSAGLQLNFIQERIWHSSLQAFGINLGVLYQLPFRAYLGASLSNFGTQGAFDGRDLRIRFDQDPDRFGDNSSLPAALYTESHPLPILFRVGVGIPWQLGEMNSFHLAVDAAQPSDNTSSMSFGGEWTFMRTLSLRGGYQNLFQQDSETGLTLGVGLQYGVSRYEVRIDYAWNDYGVVGDVQRFSVGVGF comes from the coding sequence ATGACCATCTCCCGCCGCGTTGCCTTCATCGGGGCGTTGTTGATGGTGCTTGCCCCGGAGGCGCTGGGGCAGACAAAAGTAGGCACGACAATCGGGCAATTCCTGCTCATCGAACCCAGCGCCCGGATGTCGGCCATGGGTAATGCCGGCGTGACGATGTACTCCGAAGCGTCGTCGGCCTTTTATAACCCGGGCGCCCTCGGGCATCTGAGCCAGTCGGACGCTCAGTTCTCCTACGGGAAATGGCTGGCGGACATCACGCACAACTATGCCGGCGTGGCGCTTCGGGTAGGCCAGGTACACACCTTGTTTTTGTCCGTCACTTCGCTCAACTCCGGCGAGATGGATGTGCGGACGGTCGAGCAGCCGCTTGGCACTGGCGAGCGGTTCAACGTGCAAAACCTGGCGTTCGGGGCCGCGTACGGCCGGCGCATCACCGACCGGTTTTCGGCCGGCCTGCAGCTAAACTTCATCCAGGAGCGCATCTGGCACAGCAGCCTCCAGGCCTTTGGGATCAACCTCGGTGTTCTGTACCAGCTTCCCTTCCGTGCCTATCTGGGCGCCAGCCTCTCGAACTTCGGAACACAGGGCGCCTTCGATGGGCGCGACCTCCGCATCCGATTCGATCAGGACCCGGACCGCTTCGGAGACAACTCGAGCCTGCCGGCGGCGCTGTATACCGAGTCGCACCCGCTGCCCATCCTGTTCCGAGTGGGCGTCGGCATCCCATGGCAACTGGGCGAAATGAACAGCTTCCATCTGGCCGTCGATGCCGCTCAGCCCAGCGACAACACCAGCAGCATGAGCTTCGGTGGGGAATGGACATTTATGCGGACGCTCTCCCTGCGTGGCGGGTACCAGAATCTCTTTCAGCAGGATTCCGAGACCGGCCTCACGCTTGGTGTCGGGCTGCAGTACGGCGTCTCGCGGTATGAGGTGCGGATCGACTATGCCTGGAACGATTACGGCGTGGTGGGCGATGTGCAGCGGTTTTCAGTGGGGGTCGGTTTCTAA